In Miscanthus floridulus cultivar M001 chromosome 19, ASM1932011v1, whole genome shotgun sequence, the DNA window tacgggcttaagtttgctaaatcgtctgctctggtggatgattttcttacttaatttcgtataattggtcggttctgttacaccatTGTTATCTGCCTTGCAGATCCAGGAGCTGAAGATGAAGGTAGTTCCCGTTGAGAAAATCATGTCGTCGAGGTCCGCCGAGCTCTCATTCACGAAGTCACcagaagcccctacctggcgcgccagctgttagTGTTTGATGATCGATAACTCATCATGGGGTTACCTAGGACAATGTTCGAAGGGCTTCGGCATACACAAAACTCGACAGTAAACTCAAAGAGATgaatgatttatactagtttgggccctcttgtcgagtaatagcctttacgtgCAGTCGGTGTATAGCCTTTTGCGTTGGGTTAATTGTATGATTATTAGGGTTAAAGGGGGTGATTCATACCTCTCTATATAGGGGAGAGGGTTAGGGCacgtatctagtcctagtcggttataagagaagagtcctagtcctattacagaatctagctttcatagtaaACCGACTAAGTTGATCTGGAATAGCTCAAAGTCCACGCCACCTTGTCTCGCATCCTTTGATAGATCGTGGGCCATCCTAGGGCCCATCCATGTAGTACCCCCACGAGGAACCCCTAAGACCCTGGTCCGTCACCACCCACATGTGAAATTCTTGCTGACGTGTCACACAAACATGGCATGTATTTTTGTACTTAAACCCTCCTCTTCTCCCTTCCCTTATTAATGTATCCCTTCCCTCTTGCTCTTTGCCTCAAACTTCAGTGACAATGGTGGGCATGCGCAAGGCCATGAGGATGATAAACTCTCCATCGCACACATAAAATAATAGCACACTGCAACACACTCCGCTGCCGTTAGCCCATCACGCCCGCTAGCCACCGCTCGCACCGTGCATGTTCATGCTATCACCGTGCCTCCATGGGCAAGAACCACCACAACCACCGTCGTGTCTCGTGTACAGTAGATCAAACATTGAAGTAGGCCATTTGTTGCAGCACGGCCTCGCTGCCCAGCTAGGGCTCGAAGTTGATGCAATAATCATCCGGCTTCAACGTGGACGTCGATGTCGCATTGTCCAAAACGCGGCAACATCAAGGAAGTACATGCAGCCGTAGCCATGGCCGCTGGGTTCTCTAGCCAAAGGTTGAGCTGCAAGATCACCAACTTGTTCGCCTACTGCGGAGTCTGATTACACGGAGCATCATCTTCAATCCAAGGCAACGATGATGATGAGCACAGTTACCACGGCAGCCACCATATACGTATACCATGCCGCATCCAGGCACGTTGAGGTGAGGTCCCTGTTCCCGTCCACTCTCATGTCTATGGCTCCACTCTTGATTGTGAGGGCAAGGGCACATGGCCTCATAGTCCTCCCGCTTTGCGAGGGCAGGGGAGGGCCTGTGCGTAGCCAGCAAACCTGGACAGCGAGGACGAGTGCACGGCGTACCGGCAAGAACAGGGGCGGCACGAGTCCCGCAAGCACAAGAATGGCGTGCGACCCACGTGGCCGAGGAGCTCGACGTGCCACTCCAAGTGCACCGTGTCATCGACCAGATCGAGGCACTAGATCCCAATGACCTACACGAAGCACGGTGTCCTCGGGCTGAGGTTCGGCGAGGCACGCATGGTTGTCTGCATGCTACAGCTGCACTACCTCCTCGCCGCCACTAACCCCACAAGCACCTTCAGCGCCGGCCACCGCTTCAACCGGACGGTGAGCGTCTTGCGGCTACAGCAGATGGTGTCCACCTCGTGCCCGTCGAGCGGCAACGACGACAGCGACAACAGCCCCACCACGCCGCTGGGCTTCATCTCGCAGCCGTTGTCAACTCCATAGCCGCCGGCGCTGGCGAGCTTCCTGTCGGTGGCGCGCGCTATCACCTAAGGTCGTGGTGCTCATGGAGCAGGAGACCAGCCATGGCAGCGTCTCCTTCTGAAAGCGCTTCAGCGAGGCACTGGGATACTACACCGCGGTGTACGATAGCCTAGGCACGGCCGCCACTGAGAGGGCGGAGGTGGAGTGCGCGGTGCTCGGGGAGGAGATCCGAGATGTGAGGCTGCACGAGGGCGACCACCGGCGCGAGCGGCATGACCGGCTACAGCAGACCTACGTCGGGATGAGGCAGGGGAACGATGTGCTCGACAGGTGCAGCCTAAGTGGGTGCGCGGTGTCGGTGAGCTGAGAGCTCGACTTGTAGGGCCCGGCTTCGCGGCTGAGGTCGTTGTGCGACGTGCAAGGATGGACAACCGCGTATGGACAGCGCTAGCCGCCGGTTGCTGCGGCATGGCCACGGTGGCAACACGCACTTGGTTCCTGGCTGTAAGGGGTtaaatggaaaaaaaaaacatgctatGTTGGCAATGACATGTAAGCAAGAAAACGCTGACAAAGCAGTGTGGACCTACGATGCACCATTTAGTGATCTATAAATGTATTTTCAAAatttatggacctaagtgatacacCATGACAAGTTCATGGATCCCTGATACATTTAACTCATATTTTTATTTGAATCCATCTTAGTACCAAAATAATTTATATAATATATTGATCTACAAGTATCAGTTTTTCTCACACAAAAtggttttaaatgaaaaagtcagGTAccgcaaagttgtagatattctgagaactataattttcatatgaattttatcTTTATTTCGCTATCAAGATGGATTCAAATATTTATCCAATCTCATATGTAAAAGTTTTGATATAAAAAAGATAAGCTGcacagaaaaaaaattatttaacTATTCTTTCTGTCCGCGAACTGGGCTTTAAATGGGCTATTATTTGCATCTCGGCTAAgcacactagtagagaatagacctttgatcctcggtcaaaatgagctctagtcccggaattttttacgcccgggactagaaatacctttagtcccggttggtggctccaaccgggactaaaggtccctgcccaacggctactgcgccagacagaggtggcaggggcctttagtcccggttggagccaccaaccgggactaaaggtatacttttactcccggttggtggctccaaccgggagtaaaggtctactcccaggccgtggctgcgcccggggttggaaagttacctttagtcccggttggagccaccaaccgggactaaaggtcccccctttatatcccggccgtctccttcctccctgagcccgagctcagcacattttgaagctcactgcagtagtgttcttgcttcctccctccctccattgttccttcatccattcttcgattcctccgttgaTTCtttagttgtaaaggttaccaatctcatactcttatTTTTCactattgtcttatctcattttgttcactatatatatatatatggttctttattgtgggttttttcatttgtaagcaatttgagcttaaaatcacttcaagcttgcatatttacatgaaagaaggttaaagtagctagttgaacttgcggaccgtgttcatctcggcgaccatgttctctgccaagcggtaacggacgtcaaggaggagctttgattctacgagggagagcggcaacggtcgtggaagaccgtgttcccttcctcatagaatttgagctcttccgtggcaagtacggtgccgtccggtggagaaatgctcgccgagatgatcacgtaagcaagttcaactagtacggatggttatttattcacatattccgatatcgtcgcagtagtctgtcaatcaccgtactttttattttaattttttatgaaatgaaaaacttagaaaatagttagaaaattataaaaaatccgtactagttgaacttgcggaccgtgttcaactcggtgagcatgttctctgtcgagcggtaacggacatcaaggaggagctttgattctatgagggagagcgacaacggtcgtgggagaccatatttccttcctcgtagaatcctagctcttccttgaccaagtacggtgccgtcctgtggagaaatgctcgccgagatgatcacgtaagcaagttcaactagtacggatggttatttattcacatgtcccaatatcgtcgcagtagtctgtcaatcaccgtactttttattttaactttttatgaaatgaaaaacttagaaaatagttagaaaattatagaaaatctgtagtagttgaactagcggaccgtgttcatctcggcgaccatgttctctgccgagcggtaacgaacgtcaaggaggaggtttgattc includes these proteins:
- the LOC136525790 gene encoding scarecrow-like protein 3, coding for MTYTKHGVLGLRFGEARMVVCMLQLHYLLAATNPTSTFSAGHRFNRTVSVLRLQQMVSTSCPSSGNDDSDNSPTTPLGFISQPFEALGYYTAVYDSLGTAATERAEVECAVLGEEIRDVRLHEGDHRRERHDRLQQTYVGMRQGNDVLDRCSLSGCAVSVS